From a single Pseudoalteromonas nigrifaciens genomic region:
- a CDS encoding TetR/AcrR family transcriptional regulator produces MDKKQRTRNKILVSAWELFLLQGYEHTSTREIATAAGVAVGTVFSHFENKIDLLIAGMQQQITAIINQARASDKQHSPRLKLRHYAHPLYYFYCENSEFSKILISNVIWQATFFSEQVSLFKQLLFQQQTQIDDVKASVMIDCYFMTLISGLNEQSPNADAMLRQLTQKIALL; encoded by the coding sequence ATGGATAAAAAACAGAGAACACGTAATAAAATTTTAGTATCTGCTTGGGAGTTATTTTTATTACAAGGTTACGAGCATACCTCAACCCGAGAAATTGCAACAGCTGCTGGTGTGGCTGTGGGCACTGTATTTAGTCATTTCGAAAATAAAATAGACTTATTAATTGCCGGAATGCAGCAACAAATTACCGCTATAATTAATCAAGCTCGCGCATCCGATAAACAACACTCTCCTAGATTAAAGCTGCGTCATTATGCACATCCCCTGTATTATTTTTATTGTGAAAACAGTGAATTTAGTAAAATACTTATCAGTAATGTTATTTGGCAAGCAACCTTTTTTAGTGAGCAAGTAAGCCTATTTAAACAGTTATTATTTCAGCAGCAAACTCAAATTGATGACGTAAAAGCAAGCGTAATGATTGACTGCTACTTTATGACTTTAATTAGCGGGTTAAACGAGCAATCTCCCAATGCCGATGCTATGTTAAGGCAACTTACCCAAAAAATAGCCTTACTATAA
- the purE gene encoding 5-(carboxyamino)imidazole ribonucleotide mutase: protein MKVGIIMGSKSDWPTMEHAALMLEKFGIEYETKVVSAHRTPQLLADYASSASDRGIKVIIAGAGGAAHLPGMAAAFTSLPVLGVPVKSKALNGIDSLLSICQMPKGVAVGTLAIGEPGAANAGLLAAQILGCQNPEIFAKIEAFRKEQTDTILANPNPAE, encoded by the coding sequence ATGAAAGTTGGCATTATTATGGGTTCTAAATCAGATTGGCCAACCATGGAACATGCGGCGCTCATGCTAGAAAAATTTGGCATTGAGTACGAAACAAAAGTAGTTTCTGCCCACCGAACTCCTCAACTCCTTGCTGATTACGCAAGCTCAGCAAGTGACCGTGGTATTAAAGTTATAATTGCAGGCGCAGGCGGCGCGGCCCATTTGCCGGGTATGGCAGCTGCATTTACCTCATTACCAGTACTTGGTGTGCCAGTTAAATCAAAAGCGCTTAATGGTATTGATTCGCTACTTTCTATTTGCCAAATGCCTAAAGGTGTTGCGGTAGGGACATTAGCTATTGGTGAGCCTGGCGCTGCAAATGCAGGTTTACTTGCAGCGCAAATTTTAGGGTGTCAAAACCCTGAAATATTCGCAAAAATTGAAGCGTTTCGTAAAGAACAAACCGACACTATTTTAGCTAACCCTAATCCTGCAGAGTAA
- a CDS encoding ABC-F family ATPase: MISTANITMQFGAKPLFENISAKFGDGNRYGLIGANGCGKSTFMKILSGELEPSSGNVSTDPNERVAKLNQDQFAYEEYSVIDTVIMGHKQLWEIKQERDRIYSLAEMSEADGMKVADLETEFAEMDGYSAESKAGELLLGVGIATEQHYGPMSEIAPGFKLRVLLAQVLFSDPEIMLLDEPTNNLDIYTIKWLEDVLNQRDCTMIIISHDRHFLNSVCTHMADIDYGELRIYSGNYDEYMFAATQARERLLSENAKKKNQIAELQQFVSRFSANASKAKQATSRAKRIDKIQLDEVKASSRQTPFIRFDQEKQLFRNALEMTNLSQGFGDNTLFSGLEGLVEVGERIAIIGENGVGKTTLLNTFAGRLAPKSGEFKWSENANIGYYAQDHADEFATGMNLFEWMEQWQQEGDDEQVVRSFLGRMLFSQNDIKKSVKVISGGEQGRMLFGKIMMHKPNILLMDEPTNHMDMESIEALNLALEAYEGTLLFVSHDRQFVSSVATRIWEVKDGKVIDFRGTYAEYLASKEA, from the coding sequence ATTATTAGTACAGCTAACATCACCATGCAATTTGGTGCTAAACCATTATTTGAAAACATCTCAGCAAAATTTGGCGACGGCAACCGTTACGGTTTGATCGGTGCTAATGGTTGCGGTAAATCAACATTTATGAAAATTCTAAGTGGTGAGCTTGAGCCGTCTTCGGGTAACGTTAGCACTGATCCAAATGAACGAGTTGCTAAACTAAACCAAGACCAGTTTGCGTACGAAGAGTATTCTGTAATTGATACTGTGATCATGGGTCACAAGCAGTTATGGGAAATTAAACAAGAACGCGACCGCATTTACTCTTTAGCTGAAATGAGCGAAGCGGATGGCATGAAAGTAGCAGATTTGGAAACTGAATTTGCCGAAATGGACGGTTACTCTGCAGAATCTAAAGCGGGTGAGTTGTTATTAGGTGTAGGTATTGCTACTGAGCAACACTATGGCCCTATGTCAGAAATTGCGCCAGGTTTTAAATTGCGTGTACTTTTAGCACAGGTACTGTTTTCAGATCCTGAAATAATGCTACTCGATGAACCTACTAATAACTTGGATATTTATACAATCAAGTGGTTAGAAGATGTATTGAACCAACGCGATTGCACCATGATAATAATATCGCATGACCGCCACTTTTTAAACTCGGTTTGTACCCACATGGCCGATATTGATTACGGTGAGCTGCGTATTTATTCAGGTAACTACGACGAATACATGTTTGCTGCAACGCAAGCACGTGAGCGTCTGTTAAGTGAAAACGCCAAAAAGAAAAACCAAATTGCTGAACTTCAACAATTTGTATCACGTTTTTCTGCTAATGCGTCAAAAGCTAAGCAAGCAACGTCGCGTGCTAAACGTATCGACAAAATTCAGTTAGATGAAGTTAAAGCGTCATCACGTCAAACGCCATTTATTCGTTTCGATCAAGAAAAACAATTATTCCGTAATGCGTTAGAAATGACTAACCTTAGCCAAGGTTTTGGCGACAACACTTTGTTCTCTGGCCTTGAAGGTTTAGTAGAAGTAGGTGAACGCATTGCTATTATTGGCGAAAACGGTGTAGGTAAAACAACACTGTTAAATACCTTTGCTGGGCGTTTAGCGCCTAAGTCGGGTGAGTTTAAGTGGTCTGAAAATGCCAATATTGGTTATTACGCGCAAGATCATGCAGATGAATTTGCCACCGGTATGAACTTATTTGAGTGGATGGAGCAATGGCAGCAAGAAGGCGACGACGAGCAAGTGGTGCGCAGCTTTTTAGGCCGTATGTTGTTCTCTCAAAACGATATTAAAAAGTCGGTTAAAGTAATATCGGGTGGTGAGCAAGGCCGTATGTTATTTGGTAAAATTATGATGCATAAACCAAATATATTACTAATGGATGAGCCAACCAACCACATGGATATGGAATCTATTGAAGCACTTAACTTAGCACTTGAAGCCTACGAAGGTACTTTATTGTTTGTGTCTCACGATCGCCAATTTGTATCATCGGTTGCTACGCGTATCTGGGAAGTTAAAGACGGTAAGGTTATTGACTTTAGAGGTACCTACGCTGAGTACCTAGCAAGTAAAGAGGCGTAA
- a CDS encoding GNAT family N-acetyltransferase — translation MFKTITLPRVTLRLITHKHGAALFGILNHPLVSQYNDYQTPLSQQQVKQLIQNDISGYYEGGVLRLAIEHNSNGQLLGSCGLYKINTDKQTAFIGFELHPDFWQQGIMQEVLLGFMAVMPALQLKHLYAEVSTHNQRSHALLIKLGFTLKCGVQNSDNSSLWYKLL, via the coding sequence ATGTTTAAAACAATAACACTACCGCGAGTTACCTTGCGTTTAATAACTCACAAACATGGCGCAGCTTTGTTTGGCATTTTAAATCATCCTTTAGTGTCTCAATATAACGATTACCAAACACCGCTTAGCCAGCAACAGGTTAAGCAATTAATACAAAACGATATTAGCGGCTATTACGAAGGGGGTGTATTGCGCTTAGCAATTGAGCATAACAGCAATGGCCAATTGTTAGGCTCTTGTGGTTTATACAAAATAAATACAGACAAGCAAACTGCTTTTATAGGTTTTGAGCTACACCCAGATTTCTGGCAACAAGGAATTATGCAAGAAGTGCTTTTAGGTTTTATGGCAGTAATGCCTGCATTACAATTAAAACATTTGTATGCTGAGGTGAGTACACACAACCAACGTTCACACGCTTTGCTAATAAAGCTAGGATTTACGCTAAAGTGTGGTGTACAAAATAGTGATAACAGTTCACTTTGGTATAAATTATTATAG
- a CDS encoding porin, protein MINNKLATLLSVSILAAPAVSAVEVYKDDKNAVSIGGYIDVRAINTQNQTEIVNGASRINFAFKRQLKNDWEALALIEWGVNPVGNSDIVYNNRFESIQDEFLYNRLGYAGLSHDKYGQITIGKQWGSWFDVVYATNYSYVWDGNAAGVYTYNKDDGAVNGTGRGDKTLQYRNTYNDFEFSVQTQLKNSEFYTCDVSNITEAQCQTKWEAGDATAQKVEFNYTFGGAVTYNVTNMLTLTAGINRGEFDLHFGDGTTRSVEDIIYGAGIIWGNINAPGLYAAANINKNENHDTDNLGRLIKEAVGIETFVSYRFDNDFRPFIAYNLFDAGDDYVIQPNFNADPNDVFKRQFAVFGVHYLLDDNTQLYIEARKDFGDFESANKEQQALMEQSEDDGITIGFRYIL, encoded by the coding sequence ATGATAAATAACAAGTTAGCAACTCTACTAAGCGTAAGTATTTTAGCGGCTCCAGCTGTATCAGCAGTAGAAGTTTATAAAGACGATAAAAATGCTGTCTCTATTGGTGGTTATATTGACGTTCGTGCGATCAATACCCAAAACCAAACTGAAATAGTAAATGGTGCCTCGCGTATTAACTTTGCTTTTAAACGCCAATTAAAAAATGATTGGGAAGCACTGGCCTTAATTGAATGGGGTGTAAACCCTGTTGGTAACAGTGATATTGTTTATAATAACCGTTTTGAATCTATTCAAGATGAGTTTTTATATAACCGCTTAGGTTATGCCGGCTTATCGCATGATAAATATGGTCAAATTACCATTGGTAAACAATGGGGTTCGTGGTTCGATGTTGTTTACGCCACCAACTACAGCTATGTGTGGGATGGTAACGCAGCAGGTGTTTACACATATAATAAAGACGATGGCGCAGTAAATGGTACCGGTCGCGGTGATAAAACGCTGCAATATCGCAATACTTACAACGACTTTGAATTTAGCGTACAAACGCAGCTAAAAAACAGTGAGTTTTACACTTGTGATGTAAGCAATATTACAGAAGCACAGTGCCAAACAAAATGGGAAGCTGGCGATGCGACAGCACAAAAAGTAGAGTTTAATTACACTTTTGGTGGCGCAGTAACTTATAACGTAACCAATATGCTTACGTTAACTGCCGGCATTAACCGCGGTGAGTTTGACTTACACTTTGGCGATGGCACAACTCGCTCAGTAGAAGATATAATTTATGGCGCTGGTATTATTTGGGGTAACATTAACGCACCAGGTTTATACGCTGCCGCTAACATTAATAAAAACGAAAACCATGATACCGACAATTTGGGTCGCTTAATTAAAGAAGCAGTTGGTATAGAAACATTTGTATCTTACCGTTTCGATAATGACTTTAGACCATTTATTGCATACAACCTTTTTGATGCTGGCGACGATTACGTAATTCAACCTAACTTTAACGCCGATCCTAACGATGTATTTAAGCGTCAATTTGCCGTTTTTGGTGTTCATTACTTACTTGACGACAATACCCAGCTTTACATAGAAGCACGTAAAGATTTTGGTGACTTTGAAAGTGCTAATAAAGAACAACAAGCACTTATGGAACAATCGGAAGATGACGGCATCACAATTGGTTTTAGGTATATACTTTAA
- a CDS encoding 5-(carboxyamino)imidazole ribonucleotide synthase codes for MTILILGAGQLARMMSLAGAPLNLNVVAYDVGSQKIVHPLTGEVYSTTLEQAIANADAITAEFEHIPDDVLTLCCNSNKFYPGKAAIKTGGDRQIEKALLDKTAVACAPYQLITEKAHLELAVKNLGKPLVIKTCQAGYDGKGQWRLKSDDQIDEIWAQMSDFIASGTAHAPHTIIAEKMIPFDREVSIIGARDKHGNVAIYPLTENQHTNGVLTLSVAGLNNSHVEQQAIDAFTKLANELNYVGVLAIEFFDVKGTLLVNEIAPRVHNSGHWTQQGCHCSQFENHMRAVAGLPLGNTELKHATAMINVLGQASIPTAVLEVTDVTSHWYGKTVKPGRKMGHINVSAQSLHQLGERLAELSECLPEKAYPGILATSTSLILN; via the coding sequence ATGACTATTTTAATTTTAGGTGCAGGGCAATTAGCACGCATGATGAGCCTTGCTGGCGCGCCACTTAATTTGAACGTGGTTGCGTACGATGTAGGCAGCCAAAAAATTGTGCACCCACTCACAGGCGAAGTTTACTCAACCACATTAGAGCAAGCCATAGCAAACGCAGATGCAATTACTGCTGAGTTTGAGCATATACCTGACGATGTATTAACACTTTGTTGTAATAGCAATAAGTTTTATCCGGGTAAAGCGGCCATTAAAACTGGTGGCGATCGCCAAATCGAAAAAGCACTACTAGATAAAACAGCTGTAGCGTGCGCACCGTATCAACTTATTACTGAAAAAGCGCACCTTGAGCTTGCGGTTAAAAACCTAGGTAAACCTTTAGTTATTAAAACCTGTCAAGCAGGCTACGATGGTAAAGGCCAATGGCGATTAAAGTCTGACGATCAAATTGATGAAATTTGGGCTCAAATGTCTGATTTTATTGCCTCAGGCACAGCACATGCACCTCATACTATTATTGCTGAAAAAATGATTCCGTTCGATCGTGAAGTATCTATTATTGGTGCACGCGATAAACACGGTAATGTTGCAATTTATCCGTTAACCGAAAACCAGCACACCAATGGTGTGTTAACCTTATCGGTAGCAGGTTTAAATAATAGCCATGTAGAGCAGCAAGCTATTGATGCCTTTACTAAATTAGCGAATGAGCTTAATTATGTGGGTGTATTGGCAATTGAGTTTTTTGACGTTAAAGGCACTTTACTGGTAAACGAAATTGCCCCGCGTGTACACAACTCAGGCCACTGGACACAGCAAGGTTGCCATTGCTCGCAGTTTGAAAACCATATGCGTGCGGTTGCAGGGCTGCCTCTGGGTAATACTGAGCTTAAACACGCCACTGCGATGATAAATGTGCTTGGCCAAGCCAGTATTCCTACTGCAGTTTTAGAAGTGACTGATGTAACTAGTCATTGGTACGGTAAAACAGTAAAACCAGGGCGTAAAATGGGTCATATTAATGTCTCAGCTCAAAGTCTACATCAACTAGGTGAACGCTTAGCTGAACTTAGCGAGTGTTTACCAGAAAAAGCCTACCCAGGTATTTTAGCCACGAGTACATCTTTGATACTCAACTAA